The DNA region AAACCTTTTGTGACATTTCATCCTCCCTATTACTTCTCGATTGTGATTGCTACATCAGGACAAGTAGTGTAGCATAGTTTACAGGCAATACAAGCTTCCTGATCGAAGCATTCGGCATAATGATAACCCTTAGCATTGATCTCCTCTGAGAAACGGATTATCTTTTTCGGACATGCTTCGATGCATAAACCACAACCTTT from Candidatus Cloacimonadota bacterium includes:
- a CDS encoding ferredoxin family protein, yielding KGCGLCIEACPKKIIRFSEEINAKGYHYAECFDQEACIACKLCYTTCPDVAITIEK